A region of the Dreissena polymorpha isolate Duluth1 chromosome 6, UMN_Dpol_1.0, whole genome shotgun sequence genome:
GAAGCTCAAACGATTTGCATTTTATGGTAAAGAATTTATATTGGTTGGTCTTTTAACATTCGAGACGCAGCCATGGGGCATTACCAAACTACGGGATTATGTGTACATAATTTCTCTGCCGCAAGAGATGGCGTATCGTGAAGTTCACATTATTGGGACCACCATGAACTTCGGAAGACGAGTAAACCTTGGCATTCCTAGCCCTGCATGTGCAATAGTCGACGAAACCATTATATTTGTGGATACCGTAAACGTACACTTTGTGACAACCGATCTTAAAGGTGATAATGCATGTGAAACCTTCGGTTCAGAAATAGAAGGAAAGTTCAGTCGACCAAATTTTATGTTCTATTCTAAGAATCATAAACTTCTCTATATCAACGATCCGGACAATGGTGTATTCGGTATCAACATGGTCCAGAAGATCATCACGTTTCATTATCAGTCTAGAGACATGCTCTGCCCAGTTGAACTGTCAGAGGACATTAACGGGAACATCATCATCCTTGGAAATGAGAGCAACAACATACACGTCGTGTCCAAGGCATGTAGCCTTGAGTACGTGGTGTCGTTGAACGAGATGGAACTTGAAGGCGGCCCATCGTGCATTTGCTACCTCCAGCACAAGGACTTATATTTGTTATGTACCTCTGAATCATTCACAGTGGTGTTGCTGCCAATTAAAAGTTCCGCTCATTAGTGTGCATGCTGCTCAATATATTTCATTGTGCCTCTTTAAGTTCCAACTGATATGAACCTCGCTTTGGGAAGACTAGACTGAATGCTATCGTGTAGAGTACCGTCCCAGATATGCATGTACAGTCTGCAAaaaaaacgacactttccgcctagaattgattttcatttagataaggtctcctttaaacgaaaatcatCCCTGATTAGACCAGGCGGACTGATCAttttaatctgggacgatacttaacgcacattctTAAAGCCCGATTTTTCCAAGTcgaaattataatttacaatTGTACATTACGCTCATACAGTGTCAAAAGGCGAGAAACTAAGCATGCATAATTCTGTAATGAAATGCTTTCATATTACTATGTgatgcatgtaaattatttatacaCCAATACCTTATAATTGGCAATTCTTATGTTGATAGACTCAATAAATACTTACTTGATAACAGTGTGTTATGGACCAAATGCTTCTATACGAACGACTCATTTGGATTATTTCTAGGTTTCTTTCCATATAGTATGTCATAAGTGATAAATATATTAACTTTTTCGTTATACAAAATTCGATGAAACTATGAATTCGTTAATGACTTATATCAATCTAAAATGTTTGTTCTTGTCAATACAAAAAGTTGGAATAATTTTATACATAAGCTATAATTTGTGCTTGTAGTCATTTTTGAAATGTCTCTACTTGTTCTCGTTTGCTTTACATGAGATGGACACTCGAAGTGCTTTATAACTTGTCTAGTTATCAGAGACTCTAACTCATCAGTACGAGCTACACATAGATTTCGCTAAAACAATTTCCAAAATAGCCAAACAATTTGTGAAGCATgtcattataattttatttctataGAGTGGACAGATATAATCAGGACTGGAATAAATTTCAAAAGGAGTCCTTATGTTATGCTTCGAAACCGCCAGATTATAGGATTTGTGTAAATTGCGACGAATGTTATacttatattataaacatatcGTTTATCTTACTTTAAATACCTTTGTTATCTCCATAGTCGGAACCACGTTCACTTAAATACGCTATGCTTCATGATCGATAAAataattcttcttctttttcttcttcttcttcttattattcgTTTTATCAATGATACcggtattattattttttattacttttatgaTAAGGATGGTATACATAGTGGGGTTCGACAATTTGTTGTCGTTTCAAATAAACACTTCGTTCCTATATAGAATCGTAAAGCaaatcaatattgttttaaaagaaaacaatagttaTGTATAAATTCGtaaaaaaactgttaaaaaaaatatggactCTATTTTGCCTTCTCTATGAATCCGAATATTTGACCTTGGACGATATATCTACCTTGGTCTATATATAACTCCAAGGCGGACATTGGTTTACATCCGTAACGTTTAAATGTGAACCCCagaaagtcacgtgatcctgcaccctgaaaaCGCTACTTGCCATTTCTGGGATGCAATTCACAATGAAGcataatgtacatgtaatataatatacCGGTTTAAGACGTCAAACAGGAAATAGTTGGTAAATGTcgtttaaaatgttgtttaaaaaaagcatCTAATGAATTGGTCTTGATTTCTAAGTTTACCAGAACACAAAAGCCATAGCAAAAGTGTACAATAGTATGAAATACTGTATTGCTGATCATTAAAATCGCATTTAATgtatgtttcatttcatatttctCCAAGAAGATAATGTTCACCTAATTTATTATTAACTAGAGTAGACAACCAAGCAAGCGTTAAATCAATATTGACATTACGCAAGGTATTTGATTATATAAATGCTTACACAATTGTACGATAACCTTACTTGATCAGGGTGCAAGATCAACGGggtcacaggggtttacacacgggctggacagaatgtgaACACAccgtaaagaactttatttttgtaaatatctcAAGCTATTGAAATACTTTACTAAAAATCTGAATTGCATTAAAGACAGTTGTTCTTGAAGTTTGTGTCAATATCTGAAGATTAAAGAATAACTCATTGAATACGTTTGAATTCGGTGCCAAAATTTTGAGTTGCGTGCAGCATAAACGTGTACATGAATGTGTTACACATCGAATTGTCGGCCAATAACACAGGCTTATTTAAGAAAGAAAtgctgatgtatttcacattgccataagcagcataaaaaactgtcttgatgcactagttgaaattctaacGCAAAACGATCAaaaaagttttttgaagaaaagcACCACCTACTGGTGtatttacatccattaacattcAAATGTGAACGCCACAGAGTCATTTTATCCTACACCCTGCGATTGTTATCAGACTAAAGATACTCCAACACTTGTttgataacaaatacatgtagctCACAGTCATTTAAAGTCGTGTTTATCACTCGTGTTTACTTTTATtaagattaattaaaataatgactACTTTGCATAAAGTTGTGTTTGTTATTTCTGTCACACTAATTGCAAATTATGGAGAAAGCTGGACAATTGCATCCCCTATCGTGAAGACAACCACAGGTTTGGTGCAAGGTGCGACATCGGAAAGCGCGCAAGAGTTCCTGGGAATACCCTTTGCTCAGCCGCCCATCGGCGAAAGAAGGTAATTATTTGTATGAGTTGTGGCTATTATTATATTTGTCCCAATTGTAAGACAATGATGCagcctttttctgagaaaactgggcttaatcaaTATGTGtaaaatgccgtcccagataagcctctgcagtccacacaggcttagcACGAACGACACTGTCGCTCGATTGGTCAATGCCGGCTCTgttacttcttacatgtacccctggtactcttaagtatacttaaatgtaccccgggtacggaaaatatactaaaacgtacccggcaaATTTATACTGTAGccaagttttattcccgcccataatccgatgtcgtaaaacgcgctaaggAATACaaaacaaagtatttttttaacaaaacctaCCTCACCATTCTtttttagtatgagtttcgataatagaGATGccattttgcaaaatattgacatacatatgaacataatGTAATTGATATTTTTTGGTAATCAAACAATGACCGATTCAGCGTGAGAATTCTCGGTAacgttttagtattttttccgTACCCGATGTACATTAAGGTATACTTTTGAGTACCTAGGGTACATTTAAGCagtaaccgagccgacaatgataAATCGAGCGACACTGTCCACCCAAGATGGATTTGggtttatataaatgaaaaatcaaTTTAAGCTGGTAGTACcgtccctaattagcatgtgcggaATGCACAACGAATCTTGGATGGCACTTTTCTCATATGCATGACACCCAGCTTTCCCTGACCGAGGCTCTGtgagaagggggtttaatgcatgtgcgtaaagtgtcgtcccagattaacatgtgcagtccgcacaggctaatcagggacgacactttccgtttttatgatatttttcgtttagagaaagtctcttcttagcaaaaatttattatttaggcggaaagtgtcgtctctgataagcctgtgcggactgcacaggctaatctgggacgacactttacgcacatgcattaaacccagctttcccagaccgaggctcaattaTGTCTGTCCAAATTGTTCAATGGTGCAGATAATGAAGCACCGGATGTTGCAGATGGGCGGACCCCACCCCAGCCCTTTCTTGGGAGCCGAATATCCTGAACGCCACGGAGAAACGCCCTGGCTGTCCGCAGAAATTCTGCACCTCGTTCCTACCTAATACAAGTTGTCCTACAGTTGTAAGTCTTGATAATAACAGTATGGTTAATCTATGACGCAACGATCTGTCGATTCAATGCTTTAtaaaatttaatgacaattaaAAAATACACTCAAACGTAATAGTTCCTCGAAGTTGGCATCTGGTCAAAGGTTTTAGGCCAGAATAACTATTTGTAATATTCATATAACAATCTTAAAAACACAATATGTACTTGGCGAATATGAAAATGAACTTATATTTAGCGAAATAAACCATGTACAGATATTGAACGCGTTGGCAAGTTTGTGTATTCATGGTAACCATTTTGAGGTTTAACTCATATTTCAAACATCAAAATCATCGTGGCCATGATATTTTCCATGTTATCAAACACAACCATCACTGATGTTTTATATGCAATGATAATAACAGTATTTATGACGTGAGcatgtacttcatgtttaagaccAGATCCTTATTTTTCTCTacaaatgtttatctttttttcgCAAAAGGGATTTCTGTACTTTACCTATATAAATCTGCAACACACGTCCTACGACAGGCTTGTCATATCACGCATAAGACATTAAATTCCTGCATATATGGGCGCTCTGTGAAAcagcggtttaatgcatgtgcgtaaagtgtcgtcccagattagcctgtgtagtccgcatatGCCAaccagtgacaacactttccgcttttatgatatattcgtttaaagaaagtctcttctaagcaaaaatcaagttaaggcggaaagtgtcgtccctgattagcctttgcggacttcacaggctaatctgggacggcactttacgcacatgctttaaacacccttttcacagagcacggcccatatacaaACAATTTTACACTCAAGTAAAACGCGGAAACATCATGAACAAAGTGCAATAAGTAAATGGACACTGAACTCTAAGAATGAAATGTGCATAATCGCGTCTTGCAGACATCGGAAGATTGTCTCTTCCTCAATATATGGACGCCGCTAGACGCCAACGCTACTTCCGGTTACCCCGTGATGGTCTTTATCCACGGTGGTGCCTTTAAGTGGGGCTCTGCGTCCAACGTTGTCTATGACGGAAGTTATCTGGCCAGGGACGGTCGGGTTGTAGTGGTCACTATTGCATACCGCATAGGTATGAACAGCGTTTTATTTAGCTGTGAATCATTGTTGCGACGAACAAAAAGTATTATCACTTAAAAGTTCAAATTCAGTTATTTTCTATTCTGTATGCAgtcattatcaaatatttaatccacacatttaaataattaattagttTCAAGTCGTGTACAATCTCAATACCAAAATGAAATGTATTACTGGAAAACAATTTACGTTATTCGAAGTAAACTATTAGTCATTTTTTATTCAGATGATGACCATATAATGTTTTGACAAcgtatatatgtgtcttgttctgtgaaaattgggcaaaatgcatgtgcgtaaagtttcgtcccagattagcctgtgcagtccgcacaggctaatcaggaacgaaactttccgctttactggtatttttcgttaaaaaatctagtttaagcggaaagtgtcgtccctgattagcctgagcggactgcacaggctaatctgggatgacactttacgcacatgcattgagcccagttttctcagtacacgacACATATCTCCTTTGCGAACCAGGTTTGTTGGGTTTCCTATACACCGGTGATGGAAAGGACGATGCCAATGGTAACTTCGGAATAAATGATCAGAGACTGGCAATGCAGTGGATACAGCAAAACATCGCCAACTTTGGAGGTGATATACACAAGGTAGCAAATATTTCGTGGACCAATGTAACGCGATTTGACAAACGGATATTCATAGACtcagacttaaaaaaaaacttatttaaataatatttgatttcTAAAATATGAACATGAGGATCAATATAATTTGTCTTTGTGGGGAACtagaatatatatatacctgtaacCGAATATGCATAACTTAAACAGACAACGAAACAATATAGTGTGGATAGATTTATAGGTCtataaataaaaatagctaaaATTGCGTTTGTGTTTAACCATTTTGAGGTTCCTGCGATATTAACATTATCTTCACATAATCAATGGACTGTTTTGTTACTTTATATAATTAATAGTGTTTTGTACTGGTCACCAGTAGATGTTGTTGTCATGGTCACCAATAGATGTTGTTGTCATGGTCACCAGTAGATGTTGTCTGTAGCACGCCAATTATTTCCTGCTGACAACCAAGGAATATTAAACAGAATgaataaattaacccatttatgcctagtggactctcccattcttctaaattggatcaatttatttccaaattagggatgtctagtatatttatttctatctttaaaatatttctaacggaagttcctttaagcaaacagcgcagaccctgatgagacgccgcataatgcggcgtctcatctgggtctacgctgtttgccaagaccttttttcttgacgctaggcataaatgggttgatacATATGGACTGTGCtatgtaaaaagggggtttaatgcatttgcataatgtgtcctcccagattagcctgtgcagtccgcacatgctaatcagggacgacactttccgctttaaaatgtttcgtttcaagaaagtctatacttttataatatgtttcgtttcaagaaagtgttatctgggacgacactttacgcacatgcattaaaccccttttcacagagcacagctcatatcgATACGTTTTTAAACAGCTTGCATGGGTGTTTTTCATTCCAGGTCACATTGTTTGGTCAAAGCGCCGGTGCTCAGTCTGTGTATATACATCTTATGACATCAGAAACAACTGGACTTTTCCGAGCGGCCATTATAGAAAGTTCGCCGTTCGCAGTTCCATACAGGACCAAAGGCGAAGCCCTTTTGCTGTCCAAGAAGGTATGCGAATATCTTAACTGCAGGGAAGATGACTTGACATGCCTTAGAAGTAAGACCTCAGACGAAATAAACGATGCCTTACAGGCCGTGACGTTTAAGATCACTGGAAGAAAGCTAGATGAATATTTCGAACCCGTCGGTCCGGTTCTTAATGGCAACGAGCTTCATGCACAGCCCATGGATGCTGCAAGGATGGGGATAATAAGAAACATTCCAATAATGGTAGGTACCACGACGGAGGAAGGTCGCCTCTTTGTATATGGGGCCTGGAGACATAACCTGACCAAAGCTGAATACGAGGCCGTATTGGCGCTTTTACATCCTACTCATTTTGAGGAGGTCGAGAAAGAATATCCTGCGGATGATAAGCCAGATCTTCGGGATGAGCTCAGTCTGGTTGTCACGGACTACCTTTTCGCGTGCGCAACCAGAAATGTTACGCGTAATATTTTGAACAAGGGCAACACAAAtgtgtttttgtatgtgtttgatcATGCAACGAGTGCGCGTGACGTATGGGGAATAGATACATTCTGCGAGGGACATGTTTGCCATGCGGAGGAAATCGAATACATTTTTGGCAATAAACTTTCTTCAGGAAATTTTACAGAAGATGAACTGAATCTTTCGGGTTCGATGGTTACATACTGGAGCAATTTTGCCTATACTATGAATCCGAATGTTGGACCTAGAACAAGTAATCTTAGTTGGCCCTCCTATGACACCAAAGTTGACACTTTACTGTATTTTAAGACGCCAGAAAATAAGCTGCTGAGAAATTATAAAAGCGATGTGTGTAAATTCTGGGACGAAATTCAGTATGACGAGTGaattgtgtgtattttttttatcagactTACATTTAAAATATCGGTAATTTGAAATTAGTTCATgcttaattataacaataatccAAGTTTCATATTTAGAATTAGGTACGTGTAACAAACATATTtgtccaaaaaaaaaaagaattcgtCTTATGTATTTTGCATATCTTTCTGTGTTTGTAACAGTGttgttttaataacaaatatcAACCCGGATTTGAACTTCACGTTATTCGAGATGTAAATCAACGAGACATCAAGGGGCGCAACTTAggcagtttttttaaacaaattcttgAAGAGTTGTGTCCTTTGAACTAAAAAGTATTTCTATGTTTTCGTTGATTGAAGTGCCCATGGTGCCAGGGAAATTATTTAGTTTTATAAGAAAagatcgattttaattcattttaagtTAATATTTTTGTAACGCATTTTCATTCTTATTAAAAAGAATAGTATTCGACTTATGTTATTAAATTATCAGCTAGATCAAAATGGTAAACATCAACATGATCTGTTTACTAATAACAGCATATTTAGCAACGGAATACttagtaagcaatcattatgaAGTATTTCttacttttttataaataatactaaatattaAGGAAATGTCAAAACCATAATAAAATATCAGATTATTGATATACGCCTTTTTATACCATTCTGATAGCCGGACGGATGAGTGATGACTAAATTCTATTATCCAGAACACGATATACGTTCCCTTAGCGAGCCCAGACGTAATGAATAATGCGCATACAACAACAGTGCTTTCTTGGACATAATATCTTCTATTAATATCTCAAATGACAAC
Encoded here:
- the LOC127835263 gene encoding cAMP-regulated D2 protein-like, whose amino-acid sequence is MTTLHKVVFVISVTLIANYGESWTIASPIVKTTTGLVQGATSESAQEFLGIPFAQPPIGERRWADPTPALSWEPNILNATEKRPGCPQKFCTSFLPNTSCPTVTSEDCLFLNIWTPLDANATSGYPVMVFIHGGAFKWGSASNVVYDGSYLARDGRVVVVTIAYRIGLLGFLYTGDGKDDANGNFGINDQRLAMQWIQQNIANFGGDIHKVTLFGQSAGAQSVYIHLMTSETTGLFRAAIIESSPFAVPYRTKGEALLLSKKVCEYLNCREDDLTCLRSKTSDEINDALQAVTFKITGRKLDEYFEPVGPVLNGNELHAQPMDAARMGIIRNIPIMVGTTTEEGRLFVYGAWRHNLTKAEYEAVLALLHPTHFEEVEKEYPADDKPDLRDELSLVVTDYLFACATRNVTRNILNKGNTNVFLYVFDHATSARDVWGIDTFCEGHVCHAEEIEYIFGNKLSSGNFTEDELNLSGSMVTYWSNFAYTMNPNVGPRTSNLSWPSYDTKVDTLLYFKTPENKLLRNYKSDVCKFWDEIQYDE